The Bacteroidota bacterium genomic sequence GTTTTTTGTTTTTGTTTGGAAATAATCAGGCCGGAATATTCAAAAACTTCGTAGCTGCAGCTACGCCCGAATTAAACAGGGCTGTTTGCTGCTGTGCAGTAAGCCCGAAATCCGTGGCCGACATGCCCAGGTTGTCAATCTGCATCGTGCGCGAAAGATCAGCCGGGTCGTTGAAGAAATTGATGTTCTGCGCGTTCAGTATCGTGTCGAATGTAATCTTTACATATTGTTCCAGATGGTCGTAGCCAAGCGTGTTTGGCGGCTGCGGTGTAAGGTTGGTCAGGAACAGGCCCAGTGTTTGCGGATTGGGCGTTGTACCCGTGTCAAATGTGCGGATAGGGAAATTGAGCACCATGCCGCCGTCCACATAAATATGGTTGTCGGGGTTGTTGTTTGAAAACTGCCAGGCGCGGAAAAAGAGCGGAATAGACATAGATGCACGCACGGCTTCGGCCACTACCACATTGGGCGATGTGG encodes the following:
- a CDS encoding patatin-like phospholipase family protein, producing MATNYENLVFKGGGVLGIAYAGALQVLEQQNILQNIQRVAGTSAGAITAALVSLRYTAAEIKSIVNATNFKSFEDGLNPLRVATKYGLYEGDAFLSWMQQRITGKGLAATATFADFKNAGMMDLHVFSTDLNLGTVREFSFATSPNVVVAEAVRASMSIPLFFRAWQFSNNNPDNHIYVDGGMVLNFPIRTFDTGTTPNPQTLGLFLTNLTPQPPNTLGYDHLEQYVKITFDTILNAQNINFFNDPADLSRTMQIDNLGMSATDFGLTAQQQTALFNSGVAAATKFLNIPA